The following are encoded together in the Planctobacterium marinum genome:
- the pnuC gene encoding nicotinamide riboside transporter PnuC: MLISFATHPLTEFLAICSFLLYVLLSAKGNIWCWAAGFLTAFLYTFVFIGAHLPGQVALNIVYMMMSIWGWSVWLENSKPDGISIFTFGDVRKHIVFTTGIMILATGISLLMPSYFTSAQPVFEASVIGLSVYATILTVFRKIESWLFWMVINLASFILFFEENLLQTSVMYGGLVLISAWGFYNWRKLRRVEKLQSIKQ, translated from the coding sequence ATGCTCATTTCATTTGCCACACACCCATTAACTGAATTTCTGGCGATATGTAGTTTCCTGCTTTATGTTCTACTCAGCGCGAAAGGCAATATCTGGTGCTGGGCGGCGGGGTTCCTAACGGCATTTTTATATACATTTGTTTTTATCGGCGCCCATTTACCCGGGCAGGTAGCGCTCAATATCGTGTACATGATGATGTCTATTTGGGGATGGTCGGTTTGGTTGGAAAATAGCAAACCCGATGGCATAAGCATATTCACCTTTGGTGATGTTCGAAAGCACATCGTGTTCACAACTGGAATCATGATATTAGCAACAGGGATCAGTTTGTTGATGCCATCCTATTTCACAAGTGCGCAACCCGTATTTGAAGCCAGTGTCATTGGGTTAAGTGTTTATGCCACCATCCTCACGGTTTTTCGCAAGATAGAGAGTTGGCTGTTTTGGATGGTGATCAATCTCGCCAGTTTCATACTTTTCTTTGAAGAGAACTTATTACAAACATCAGTGATGTATGGTGGTTTAGTGCTGATCTCTGCTTGGGGCTTTTATAATTGGCGAAAACTTCGCCGGGTAGAAAAGCTGCAAAGTATTAAACAATGA
- the pnuC gene encoding nicotinamide riboside transporter PnuC: protein MELLWQQVMQQSLAEVLAVICSLLYVHLAAKQQLWCWPFALASTALYTWIFWETSLFFQSVLNAWYLIMAVYGWLNWRKVAKTGKEQVQQWGVRQNVLLSLSLLLVSVLAFQVLSFVSPEPIIFLDLAIAIYSAFVTYMLAQKVLENWLYWSVLNSLTAWLCYHQGLLLTALLFAIYVLFSIKGYINWRNNHQLVYQHSHQG, encoded by the coding sequence ATGGAACTTCTATGGCAGCAGGTAATGCAACAGTCGCTGGCAGAAGTGCTGGCGGTTATCTGTTCATTGCTTTACGTGCACCTGGCGGCTAAACAACAGCTTTGGTGCTGGCCTTTTGCATTGGCCAGCACAGCGCTGTACACCTGGATATTTTGGGAAACCAGTTTGTTTTTCCAGTCGGTGCTCAACGCCTGGTACCTGATCATGGCTGTATATGGTTGGTTAAACTGGCGCAAAGTGGCTAAAACGGGTAAAGAGCAAGTACAGCAGTGGGGGGTTAGACAGAATGTCCTGCTGTCTCTAAGTTTGCTGTTAGTGAGTGTATTGGCATTTCAGGTATTATCGTTTGTCAGTCCTGAGCCAATTATCTTTCTCGACCTTGCTATTGCCATCTACAGTGCCTTTGTCACTTACATGTTGGCGCAAAAAGTACTGGAGAACTGGTTATACTGGTCTGTACTCAACAGTCTTACCGCTTGGTTGTGTTACCATCAAGGGCTGCTGTTAACTGCGCTACTTTTCGCGATTTATGTTTTATTTTCCATCAAAGGTTATATAAACTGGCGTAACAATCATCAACTTGTATACCAGCATTCACATCAAGGCTAG
- a CDS encoding YkoF family thiamine/hydroxymethylpyrimidine-binding protein gives MNISVEVSLYPLADGYLEIIKATVERLAEAQQVAVKTNAMSTQITGEFDAVMAVLKSEILQTFQDTNKAVFVCKFLNSSIEL, from the coding sequence ATGAATATTTCCGTTGAAGTTAGCTTGTATCCTCTTGCAGATGGTTACCTGGAAATCATCAAGGCTACGGTAGAGCGTTTGGCTGAGGCACAGCAAGTCGCTGTGAAAACCAATGCCATGAGTACGCAAATTACCGGCGAATTTGACGCCGTAATGGCGGTACTCAAATCAGAGATTTTGCAGACCTTTCAAGACACCAATAAAGCGGTGTTCGTCTGTAAGTTTTTGAACAGCAGTATTGAGTTGTGA
- a CDS encoding TonB-dependent receptor: MNLQFKTSLLSLAIASSLSAPLFAQEDDSSKIERIVISSDFRNLTENELPASASILSTADIEQRQAQFLSEMLDSAPNVNFNSGAGRARFVQIRGIGERSQFTEPYNPSVGFFVDDLDFSGTMAIATLFDVEQVEVLKGPQGTTFGSSALAGSVKLKTVDPDGIESGKASLSVAQKDSYNLAAAYGNAINEKWQFRAAVQQYFSDGYVRNDFLDRDDTDNIDEFSSRLKVRYLASDSLTLDFALHYYDVDNGYDAFSLDNVRTTISDEPGFDRQETTAFSAKATWQLDSFDVQAIATTSDSDLDYGYDEDWTFVGFHPWEYSSTDHYFRERDTDSVDIRLLSSQTINLGGVEADWVTGVYFKSTDESLLRQYTYADVDFTNDYALENIAIYGEIYPQLSDKLTLTLGLRVEEASIDYSDNGGFSDSVDDTFVGGRLVLDYQMTPDMLSYVSINRGYKLGGFNTDPRVPTENIYFEGEYTWNYEVGAKQYFDDNSTYIGVAFFYMDRENTHISDFVVEPNDNNGSVSFVDVIANADIGKNYGMELESYYQLTENFQIFSNIGLLNASFENYTNAKGEFIEEQDQAQSPSYMFNIGFNLEFAEAWRLTVEADGKATYRFSDGHDVESGDYTLWHFNLNREWQDWTLSIWGKNVFNKEVYVRGFGGFSNDPRDFYETPEPYLQFGNGRQLGVTLDYRF, translated from the coding sequence GTGAATTTACAGTTTAAAACGTCATTATTAAGCCTCGCCATTGCCTCATCCTTGAGCGCGCCTTTATTTGCCCAAGAAGATGATTCGAGCAAGATTGAACGAATTGTTATTTCCTCTGATTTTCGCAATCTGACTGAAAATGAATTACCTGCCAGTGCCAGCATTTTGTCTACTGCTGATATCGAGCAGCGCCAGGCGCAGTTTTTAAGCGAAATGCTGGACAGCGCACCCAACGTAAACTTTAACAGTGGTGCGGGGCGTGCTCGCTTTGTACAGATTCGCGGTATTGGTGAGCGCAGTCAATTTACCGAACCTTATAACCCGTCAGTGGGCTTTTTCGTTGACGATCTGGACTTCTCCGGCACCATGGCCATTGCTACCTTATTCGATGTAGAGCAAGTTGAAGTATTAAAAGGGCCGCAAGGTACTACCTTTGGCTCTTCAGCGTTGGCAGGCTCAGTAAAACTGAAAACGGTTGACCCTGATGGCATTGAAAGTGGCAAAGCGAGCTTATCTGTCGCCCAAAAAGACAGTTATAACTTGGCTGCTGCTTATGGTAATGCTATCAACGAAAAGTGGCAATTTCGCGCCGCAGTGCAGCAATACTTCAGTGACGGTTATGTGCGCAATGATTTTCTGGATAGAGATGATACCGATAACATTGATGAATTCAGCTCTCGCTTAAAGGTTCGTTACCTTGCAAGCGATAGTCTGACCCTCGATTTCGCGCTGCACTATTACGATGTTGATAATGGTTACGATGCTTTCTCCCTGGACAATGTCAGAACGACGATATCAGACGAGCCAGGTTTTGACCGTCAGGAAACCACGGCCTTCAGTGCTAAGGCAACCTGGCAACTCGATTCTTTCGATGTGCAAGCGATAGCGACTACCAGTGATTCTGATCTGGATTATGGTTACGATGAAGACTGGACTTTTGTGGGCTTCCACCCGTGGGAATACTCTTCAACAGATCATTATTTCCGTGAGCGCGATACCGATAGCGTGGATATCCGTTTGTTATCCAGTCAAACCATTAACCTGGGCGGGGTCGAGGCCGATTGGGTTACCGGTGTTTATTTCAAATCTACCGATGAGTCATTGTTGAGGCAATATACCTACGCCGATGTAGATTTTACCAATGACTACGCATTGGAGAACATCGCTATTTACGGTGAAATTTACCCGCAACTCAGCGACAAGTTAACCCTGACGTTGGGACTGCGCGTTGAGGAAGCTAGCATAGATTACTCTGACAATGGCGGTTTTTCAGACTCCGTAGACGATACATTTGTGGGCGGTAGACTGGTATTGGATTATCAAATGACGCCTGACATGTTGTCTTATGTCAGTATTAACCGTGGCTACAAACTGGGTGGTTTCAATACGGATCCCCGTGTACCTACCGAAAATATCTATTTCGAAGGGGAATACACCTGGAACTATGAAGTGGGTGCCAAGCAATACTTTGATGATAATTCAACCTATATTGGCGTGGCGTTCTTTTACATGGACAGAGAAAACACCCACATCAGTGATTTCGTGGTGGAGCCTAATGATAACAACGGTTCAGTCAGTTTTGTGGATGTCATTGCCAATGCGGACATCGGTAAGAATTATGGTATGGAACTAGAAAGTTATTATCAACTGACAGAAAACTTTCAAATTTTTTCAAATATCGGGCTGTTAAATGCCAGTTTTGAGAACTACACCAATGCCAAAGGTGAATTTATCGAAGAGCAAGATCAGGCTCAGTCTCCTTCTTACATGTTCAATATCGGGTTTAACCTCGAATTTGCTGAAGCATGGCGTTTAACCGTAGAAGCAGATGGCAAGGCCACTTACCGCTTTTCAGACGGTCACGACGTAGAGTCAGGGGATTACACCCTTTGGCACTTCAATCTGAACCGCGAGTGGCAGGACTGGACGTTGTCAATCTGGGGTAAAAACGTCTTCAATAAAGAGGTTTACGTGCGTGGTTTTGGTGGTTTTAGCAATGATCCCAGAGACTTTTATGAAACTCCTGAGCCCTATTTACAGTTTGGCAATGGTCGTCAGTTGGGTGTTACATTAGATTATCGTTTTTAA
- a CDS encoding acyl-CoA thioesterase → MRFFSRRLVMPNDLNFANFLFGGRALEWIDEEAAIYAMCQLDTKFLVTKHIGAISFESSAAVGDVVEFGLATKKVGRTSLTVTCLVRNKATKKTICVADDIVFVMVDPDTRMPTPHGRTLEDLEKVTQQELENLNIQNS, encoded by the coding sequence ATGAGATTTTTTTCTCGCCGTTTGGTGATGCCCAACGACCTCAATTTCGCTAACTTCTTGTTTGGAGGTAGAGCACTTGAGTGGATTGATGAGGAAGCTGCGATTTATGCCATGTGTCAACTGGACACGAAATTTCTGGTAACCAAACACATTGGTGCAATTAGCTTTGAATCTTCTGCTGCGGTGGGTGATGTCGTCGAGTTTGGTCTGGCCACCAAAAAAGTCGGGCGCACTTCATTGACAGTAACTTGTCTTGTACGAAACAAAGCCACAAAGAAAACCATTTGTGTAGCTGATGATATCGTATTTGTTATGGTTGACCCTGATACTCGCATGCCGACACCGCATGGACGGACACTGGAAGATTTAGAAAAGGTGACACAGCAGGAACTGGAAAACCTCAATATCCAAAATAGTTGA
- a CDS encoding GNAT family N-acetyltransferase gives MDAQLQSFIQERIAALHHRQLLVISGTEVWGINQVEQLINAIPSPLMQTFTLLTCNTPVKEGINQSVTNNSQYRYHLGREYDWVIYNAWQGLRANALAALAGTVKKNGLMILLCPELSSWPTYNDPYQANRISFGEIDNLKSSNFIAQLVSQIQQDPLVLLLNDRGFTGKNYAVETGQHSAHLTEQRAVIEQIKKVATGHRKRPLVITADRGRGKTAALGIASGELSKEGQKRILVTAPQKASVETLFQHAQSISPSAHEHVQFVALDELIINQPAADLLLVDEAAAIPVYQLQTLTERYHRIVFSSTIHGYEGSGRGFEVRFKPWLTKYRPEGSFSSLSLPFRWYENDALEQFWWRALHLRKTAGATPEVLQKNSINIEALSGEQLIADPDLLNAVFSLLVDAHYQTSPDDLMALLDAPEQRLFVLFNGHHTANNLIAAVCGNIEGGFDDEELMQAIVAGQRRVQGHMLAQQIAYGNANTQYLSKLFFRVIRIAVAESHRSHGLGKRLIEFVARWCRANDIDYLGSSFGATAKLLKFWQQSGCEPVLLGFHRDKATAEYNLTVLRAITEQVSDAMPEIQQNFARLLRFHLSGLYQNLDITLYSRLAQSNDLSQHLALTEEYAKNSLHLFCCGNRSLELSAPVLEILALRYIVKSDQPKELPELLIDWLLKRYSQKALITRHKLVGKKQLNSQLRDCAKMLLRE, from the coding sequence ATGGATGCACAGCTACAATCTTTTATTCAAGAGCGAATCGCCGCCCTGCACCACCGCCAATTACTTGTAATAAGTGGTACTGAGGTTTGGGGGATAAATCAGGTTGAACAGCTAATTAACGCAATTCCGTCCCCGCTGATGCAGACTTTTACACTGCTAACCTGCAATACTCCTGTCAAAGAAGGCATTAATCAATCTGTCACCAATAATAGTCAATACCGCTATCACCTTGGACGTGAATATGATTGGGTCATTTATAACGCATGGCAAGGCTTAAGGGCCAATGCACTTGCGGCACTCGCAGGAACGGTTAAAAAGAACGGGCTAATGATTTTGCTATGTCCAGAGTTATCCAGTTGGCCAACTTATAATGATCCCTATCAAGCCAACCGTATCTCCTTTGGTGAAATAGACAACCTCAAAAGCAGTAACTTTATTGCCCAGCTGGTTTCTCAAATCCAGCAAGACCCACTTGTGCTGCTTCTCAATGACCGTGGATTTACCGGGAAGAATTATGCAGTTGAAACCGGGCAACATTCAGCACATCTTACAGAACAACGGGCCGTTATCGAGCAGATAAAAAAAGTCGCCACCGGTCACAGAAAGCGTCCATTGGTGATCACCGCGGATCGCGGTCGTGGTAAAACGGCAGCCTTGGGTATTGCTAGCGGAGAATTGAGCAAAGAGGGACAAAAGCGCATTCTGGTGACTGCGCCGCAAAAGGCATCGGTGGAGACTTTGTTTCAACATGCTCAAAGTATCAGCCCAAGTGCCCATGAGCACGTCCAATTTGTGGCACTCGATGAGCTTATTATTAATCAACCCGCAGCGGATTTGTTACTGGTGGATGAAGCTGCCGCAATACCCGTCTATCAACTGCAAACCTTAACTGAGCGCTATCATCGAATTGTTTTCAGCAGCACCATTCACGGCTATGAAGGCAGCGGTCGTGGCTTTGAAGTACGGTTCAAACCCTGGCTTACAAAATACCGTCCAGAAGGATCGTTTAGCAGCTTGTCACTTCCTTTTCGCTGGTATGAAAATGATGCACTGGAACAGTTCTGGTGGCGAGCCCTGCACCTCAGAAAAACGGCTGGGGCAACGCCAGAAGTATTACAAAAGAACAGCATCAACATCGAAGCACTTAGCGGTGAGCAGTTAATTGCAGACCCAGACTTACTCAACGCCGTATTTTCACTGTTGGTGGACGCCCATTATCAAACCAGTCCGGATGATCTGATGGCACTATTAGATGCACCGGAGCAGCGACTCTTTGTGCTATTCAATGGACACCATACAGCGAATAATCTCATTGCAGCAGTCTGTGGCAATATTGAAGGCGGATTTGACGATGAAGAGTTGATGCAAGCCATTGTTGCTGGTCAAAGACGAGTGCAGGGACACATGCTGGCGCAGCAAATTGCTTACGGCAATGCCAATACTCAATATTTGAGCAAACTATTTTTCCGGGTTATTCGCATTGCTGTTGCCGAATCGCATCGCTCTCACGGATTGGGCAAAAGATTAATTGAATTTGTTGCCCGGTGGTGTCGGGCAAATGACATTGATTATCTGGGTAGTTCTTTTGGTGCCACTGCCAAACTACTCAAATTTTGGCAGCAATCAGGCTGTGAACCGGTACTGTTAGGCTTTCACCGCGACAAGGCAACCGCGGAATACAACCTTACGGTACTGCGGGCTATTACTGAACAGGTGAGTGATGCGATGCCCGAAATACAGCAAAATTTCGCTCGTCTGTTGCGTTTCCACCTGTCAGGTTTATATCAAAATCTGGATATTACCCTTTACTCACGGCTTGCTCAAAGTAATGATTTATCTCAGCATTTAGCGTTAACCGAAGAGTACGCCAAGAATTCACTGCACTTGTTTTGTTGTGGAAATCGCAGTCTTGAATTGAGCGCGCCGGTGTTGGAAATCCTGGCACTGCGCTATATTGTGAAAAGCGACCAACCTAAAGAACTACCAGAATTGCTCATTGACTGGCTTCTCAAAAGATATTCTCAAAAAGCGCTGATAACCCGACACAAGCTGGTAGGTAAAAAACAGCTCAATAGCCAACTAAGAGACTGC